AAGATTTGTCATTAATCAGGCTTCCATCATAGTGGTTGAATCCCGCTTGACTCTGAATGTACAGAATCCTTTTATCTATTAGTCCCACTGTCTTTACCTGTAGAGTCTCTGAAGGAACCTATATGCAGCAGGAGCCTCAGGGGCTTGTCTCATCACAAAATTACCTTAGCTGATGGCCCTTTGAATGGGTGCCAACGGTTATGGCTTATAGCTCACAGGTGGCCATGGGACTATTTGGAACAATCTTGGACTGAGAGTCAGCGAGTACTTTGTTGTTGGTTAAATACAAACAGTATCTAACACTTGGACTGAGGGTCAGACTTGACACCTCTTAAGAAATTTGAGTCTGTTAAGAACAGATGGCAGAATAGATGGCCACTGGACTTCCTTCCACAAATATCTATATTGTCTCGTATTTTGCAGTCCTCTCAAAGTTACGTTATTTGATTAAGGCATGCATTGTTATTCCCAAACTTGGTTCAAGTTTATAAAACAAGTAGCTAACTTGGTGGGCACTTGGTCAGATTGACAAAAAGTACCTGTTTATCAGAAAGTACTTACAGATCTAAATGCAAGTAATGTCACTTAAGAAAGGCATTTTCTTAAGTGAATGCCTTAAGAGAACTGCCATCTTTTAGGACATAAGGTAAAATTGGTTACATTTACatctatataaatacatattcaagACTGATTTGGATCAAATCAGCTGAGGTGTTCTTTCAACTACAGATTTTTCCAGTGCAAGGACTGGAGGGAGTTGTAGTTTGAAAAAGGCTCtccaggtgattttaatgtgtGGTCAAGTTTGAGAATTCCAGCTGTAGACAGTGGAGTAAAACTTAAAACTAATTGGTGACAGATTgtaagtaatatattttaaatatctcattTACTAACGTTTTCCAGTCAACAATACTCAGACTGAACCTGCTGTGTGTAATATGACACTTTATGAAATAGTAGTGTATAGTAATTCTGTGGCTTTCTAAGGCCATTTCCTAACCCAGTGCCTTTAGAAAGTGAATGATTAAAGTTTGAGAATGAAGGAATTAGAATGTGTAAGTGTTAAGAACCAGTGTCTCAGAAGGAGAGGCAAGAATCTAGTCTACATAATCCTAGTACAATTTAGTGCTAAGCACTTTTGTTGAGAGTAATGAATTCTCTTTTTAGGATGTTGTCTTTTCAGCCATTGTatatgatttattcattttagatTGCTGTGCACATAGATATATTTTGAGTTCATCTTTAGGTACAAACTTACAGAAAACTGACAAACCATGTTTTTATTGAACTAGTGTAAATTTATTGTATATATGGTTACTTatattcttcctcctctgccttttGGAAACTCTTAGAACTTGAAAGCTCTTAAGTACCATAAATATTTAAGGGAGAGGTCTCTTAGAGAGGCATTTAATATGATAGAAAGATCCAGATCTTTGAAGCTAAGCtgagtttgaattccagctctacACTTAATGCCTATTTGATTTAGCTCTTATCTGTACAATTAGGATAATCATAATTATATTGTATGTACTACATGCATATTTCatatcatacatatataaataggtTGGTTCTGTTATCTAGTAGTCATTCTATAAAAGTTCCTTCCTCCACATCTTTTATAGAGTCATTTTATTATAGAGTCACATAATTCAGATTTATTGTGACATTgattacagtttttttttaatttctctcatatcttctcatttcctttcaaaaattAGTTTCAGCTTTGTGCAGTGGCAGTATAATAGCCAGTGAGGTTTATCCGAAGCATGATTATTACTAATAGAAAAATTAGTTTTCAATAATTTTAGCTTTAAAGAATTATGCTTCTGGCAAGATAGTATTGTATCTGTTTTAGCATTGTGAGaggttctaaaaatattttacacatatataggttttaaatcAATAGGAGGGTGTAAATACGCAGCTATTGCAGGTAGAgcttatcatttatatataatcttatgaaggtttcacatgagcaacattgtggttactacattcacccgtattatcaagtctccctcacacacctcattgcagtcactgtccatcagcctagtaaaatgttatagagtcattacttgtctttgtaccatactgccttctccataacccccctacattatgtgtgctaatcataatgccccttaatcctcttctcccaccctccccacctccttccctttgttaactgctagtctcttgtagtgtgtgaatctgctgctgttttgttccttcagctttgctttgttgttatactccacaaacgagggaaatcatttggtacttgtctttctctgtgcagGTAGAACTTTATACTCTCCATTTGTCTATAGTATGTTGTACCAGATCACTGGTGGAGCTAGAAAAAAGTTAAACTGACTTTACCGCCAgtgtaatttttatattaatcatcatgtataaaaataatcCTAAGTAGATTTTAAGTAGCATACTACATTGTGATGGCAAGCAAATTTGAAGAAGCTTATTATGCTTTTAACATCTATCTCCTCACCTATAACTAGGGTTATCTTGCTGTTTGAgatgcaatttaaaaaacattattgtaccaaaaaataaaaaagatattactgataaccttttttttttttttttttagcactaaAGATGAACTTAATTCAGATTGTGCGTGACCACTGGGTACATATACTTGTTCCTATGGGATTTGTTGTTGGATGTTATCTAGACAGAAAGAATGATGAAAAGCTAACTGCCTTCCGAAACAAGAGTGTATTATTTAAAAGGTTAGattgtgcatttttttaaaccCATAATTGGCTGGCTCTTGGAAGTATTCTTAGTATCATATGTGCCAAAAAAAACCAATgggtaaccctttcaccccccaccccacccctttaaATTATACTATTTTGTAGTCTTGTTGTTTCTTTAATTCTTGGATAGAACTGTATGATTACCTTTGGAATGTAAACAAGTCTTTCATTTATGAGCAGGCTATTTCAGATCTTTGAAAGTTGTCGCCCCCCAACcctttctaaacattttttttcaattcaggCTCCATTTTAATAATAGGAACAAAAGTTTTAAACTAGCTCACCGAAGTGTACTCTCTATATAACTTTCACTTAATCATAACCACTGTCTTACTTAAGCCATGGTATAGCTGAAATAAATGCTACTAATGGTGACGTGGTGCTGTGTTCTTAGCAACACTGCCTAACAGCTTTAGACTTAGTGGTTGAGTGATAAGAAAAGTAATTGTTGAGTGACCATGGCAGCTGCCTTGTCCCATTATCTCTGGAGATGACTCCTTTGGCAGCAGAGGGTTGAGAGTTAGCAGGATAAGGTATTGGTGTATCTGCCACTGTGTGTATAGCTGTGTAAGAAGAAGCTCAAGGGACAAGAGACTTGAGTACCAGCTACAGGCAGTAAAGGAGGTTTATAGTCAGGGGTTTCAAGAAAGATAGTATGAGCTGGAAAAGGTTTAGAAAACATTAAATGAACTCATGAAGAGGATAGTATCTTTCATATAGAGTAAGAAATTATAGTTCTGGAAAAATGAGGAGATGGTAAATGTTTGAAATGAGAATAGGATGAGTATATTGAATTTAATACAACAATTTTTAGTGAATCAGtttaatagaatataaaatactgAATTCATATTCTTCTAACCTTCTTTTCATCCCCTCAGAAAAATTGAATTCACTCTCCtttacttcctttttcctttccacaCAGGGAATTGAGACCCAATGAAGAAGTCACCTGGAAGTAAAGGCTGTGATTAAATTGCagaatgttaacattttttaaattatgagagaaataaaaacatactcaTTAATTTGAAGTGTGATTCTTTTTATGCTGAAGTAATATTTCACATCAAGTAACAGACACACTTAGCTGAAAAAATACTTATTGGGTACCTGATTGTGTACAGTTATGTTAAATTTACAATTagcatttagttttttttttttcttatttcagaacACAATTCTATTAAGTCATATAGACAATTTTTTCCTCtaccttttttggaaaaatttcaaaCCATGTGCTTCAAAGGAGCTTTAAAAGGGTAACAATTTTAATGACCTTGGGTTTGACtaagatttcttaaatataacACAAAGCATGaactagttttaaaaatcaaattgtaccttactgaaattaaaaactttggcttttcaaaaaaatggttaagaaagtgaaaatgcagccccagactgggagaaaatatttgcaatacatatacacaacaaaGAACTTGCATCTAGAATGTGTAAACAACTCTTAATAAGACAACccaaatttttaaatgagcaaaaaaGGTTTTAATAGTTGACCAAGAAAGATACaaggatggcaaataaacacatgaaaagatgttcaacatcagtaGTCATTAggaaagtacaaattaaaaccacaatgaatacCACTACACTCctattaaaaatggttaaaatttaaaagactgatcttaccaagtgttgacaagggtatagagcaactggaactcactgttggcaggaatgtaaagtAGCTACCATTTGTACTACTTTGGAAATGAGTTTAGCAGAGGCAAGgtacacattctactcaagtatttatccaagagaaatgaaagcatgtgtTCACACAAAGACTtccacatgaatgttcatagcagttgtATTTATAATAGGAAAAGTAGAGATAACCCAAGTGTATCAACAAATGAGTAAATTGTGTTAAATCCATATACTagaatactacttagcaataaaaagaaatgatgtaTTGATACCTTGATGAATTTCAAATTATCTTGAATGAAAAGCCAAAGaacacatactatatgattccatttatataaaagatTAGAAATTGCGAACTATAGTAACAGCAGTTCTGTGGTTGCAATCTCACTTAACAAAATTTCAATGAAGTAAAATACTGGAAAGTTGAGTTACTCAAAATGACTGGACGTCTACTGGAAGTGCATCCAAATGGTCTACTCCAGGAACTCTTTCTTGATTAGCTTAGTAACCTTCAGAATTGTAACTTTTCTGTGTCAATCAGTCAGAATTTATGCATTTATTCACTGCTTTGTACCAACCTTGATGATAAGACTAAGACTCCTCTGACCCTAAAAAGCTCATAGTCTAGCAGCAAAGAAAAGTAAGTCCAGTATGGTGTGATGAATGCATTAATATATAAGCATGGGATGGTGTAAAGGACTTTGCCTCAGAGGACTTCCTGGAAATCAAGGGAAGTAGCTGGTGTGACTAGAGTCTGATGTAACAAGTAGGGGGAATTCAGGAAGACAAAGCTGGTTATGCTTGGTCCAGATCCCAAGGTGCTTTTTAAGCCAGCAATGAGAAGGCAATGAGAAACCACAAAGAATTTTTAGTAGAGTAGGATTTGTGTAATACTTAAAAATCCTCCCAATATAAAGCTCTGTGATGGTAGGACTGTGTGATGGTTATgccagtgtctgacacatagtagaaCTCTTGGTTAAttgacagaaaaatgaaatttgcaTTTTGGGAGATAATTGACAGCACTGAGAATTGAACAAAATGAAAGTGGAAACAGACCAATTCAGAGACCCTCCAAATGGACTACACAAGAAACCAAGAGGGCTTGAACTAAGCAGTAGCAATaaagaaaggggagagaggaaTGAATACACAGCATTTGAGAACTGCTTGAAAGAAGGTGGAGGTGGAAGCATTGCAGGAAAGAATCAAGAATGATTCCCAGACACCTGGCTTCATTTATTTGAAAGACG
This is a stretch of genomic DNA from Manis javanica isolate MJ-LG chromosome 8, MJ_LKY, whole genome shotgun sequence. It encodes these proteins:
- the NDUFB1 gene encoding NADH dehydrogenase [ubiquinone] 1 beta subcomplex subunit 1, which produces MNLIQIVRDHWVHILVPMGFVVGCYLDRKNDEKLTAFRNKSVLFKRELRPNEEVTWK